From Dasypus novemcinctus isolate mDasNov1 chromosome 19, mDasNov1.1.hap2, whole genome shotgun sequence, a single genomic window includes:
- the MOB3A gene encoding LOW QUALITY PROTEIN: MOB kinase activator 3A (The sequence of the model RefSeq protein was modified relative to this genomic sequence to represent the inferred CDS: deleted 2 bases in 2 codons), whose protein sequence is MSNPFLKQVFNKDKTFRPKRKFEPGTQRFELHKRAQASLNAGLDLKLAVQLPPGEDLHDWVAVHVVDFFNRVNLIYGTISDGCTELTCPVMAGGPKYEYRWQDEHRFRKPTALPPPQYMDLLMDWIEAQINNEDVFPTSVGTPFPRNFLQVVKKMLSRLFRVFVHVYIHHFERLAQLGSEAHVNTCYKHFYYFVTEFGLIDTKELEPLKEMTARMCH, encoded by the exons ATGTCCAACCCGTTCCTCAAGCAAGTGTTCAACAAGGACAAGACCTTCCGGCCCAAGCGCAAGTTCGAGCCGGGCACGCAGCGCTTCGAGCTGCACAAGCGGGCGCAGGCGTCGCTCAACGCCGGGCTGGACCTGAAGCTGGCGGTGCAGCTGCCGCCCGGCGAGGACCTGCACGACTGGGTGGCCGTGCACGTGGTGGACTTCTTCAACCGCGTCAACCTCATCTACGGCACCATCAGCGACGGCTGCACCGAGCTGACCTGCCCCGTCATGGCGGGCGGCCCCAAGTACGAGTACCGCTGGCAGGACGAGCACCGCTTCCGCAAGCCCACGGCGCTG CCGCCCCCCCAGTACATGGACCTGCTCATGGACTGGATCGAGGCGCAGATCAACAACGAG GACGTCTTCCCCACCAGCGTCG GCACGCCGTTCCCGCGGAACTTCCTGCAGGTGGTGAAGAAGATGCTGTCGCGCCTCTTCCGCGTCTTCGTGCACGTCTACATCCACCACTTCGAGCGCCTGGCGCAGCTCGGCTCCGAGGCGCACGTCAACACCTGCTACAAGCACTTCTACTACTTCGTCACCGAGTTCGGCCTCATCGACACCAAGGAGCTGGAGCCGCTG AAAGAGATGACGGCGCGGATGTGCCACTGA